The following are encoded in a window of Ranitomeya variabilis isolate aRanVar5 chromosome 8, aRanVar5.hap1, whole genome shotgun sequence genomic DNA:
- the TRNT1 gene encoding CCA tRNA nucleotidyltransferase 1, mitochondrial: MLGRFIAQSRRLSSMAVQSPEFKALFTEGLKTLTDLFAREKYELRIAGGAVRDLLAGKQPHDVDFATTATPDQMKDLFLKEGIRLINNKGEKHGTVTARINHQNFEVTTLRVDLRTDGRHAEVEFTTDWEQDAERRDLTINSMFLGFDGTLYDYFNGYEDLKNRRIRFVGDPAKRIQEDYLRILRYLRFYGRIAERSGDHSPSTLEAIQESAPGLGGISGERIWVELKKILEGNHVNHLIQLIYQLGVAPHIGLPENGNLEEFSRVCSQAEHLSPKPMTLLTALFSRPDGIQKLDLRLKISREEKGLALFLLKERKELTVDRAESEPLKPYQDYVIDSREPDAHKKVCELLKYQGEERLLTQMEQWTLPRFPISGHDLRRMGICSGKEMGRILQELKERWKESGYRADKEELLNSVSRSEGTE; the protein is encoded by the exons ATTTATTTGCGCGGGAGAAGTACGAGTTGCGGATTGCAGGAGGAGCCGTCCGCGATCTTCTCGCTGGGAAGCAGCCGCACGACGTGGACTTTGCCACCACGGCCACCCCCGATCAGATGAAGGATCTGTTCCTGAAGGAGGGAATCCGGCTGATTAACAACAAAGGAGAGAAGCACGGCACGGTGACCGCCAGG ATAAATCATCAGAACTTTGAAGTCACGACGCTGAGGGTCGACTTGCGGACGGACGGACGCCACGCGGAGGTGGAGTTCACTACAGACTGGGAGCAGGACGCGGAGCGGCGAGATCTCACCATCAACTCCATGTTTCTGG GATTTGACGGCACGCTCTACGATTATTTCAATGGTTACGAGGATTTGAAGAACAGACGCATCCGATTTGTGGGCGATCCCGCCAAGCGCATCCAGGAGGATTATCTGCGGATTCTGCGCTACCTCAG GTTTTATGGACGGATAGCCGAGAGATCTGGAGACCACAGTCCGTCCACCTTGGAAGCCATACAGGAGAGTGCGCCTGGGTTGGGCGGCATCTCAGGGGAAAGAATCTGGGTAGAACTAAAGAAGATTCTGGAAGGAAACCACGTCAATCACCTGATCCAACTGATCTACCAGCTGGGAGTCGCTCCTCATATTG GATTACCGGAGAATGGAAATCTGGAGGAGTTTTCCCGCGTCTGCTCCCAGGCCGAGCACTTGTCTCCTAAACCTATGACCCTTCTGACCGCATTGTTCTCACGCCCAGACGGGATCCAAAAACTGGACCTGAGGCTGAAGATCTCCCGGGAGGAGAAGGGGCTGGCGTTATTCTTATTGAAGGAACGGAAGGAGCTGACGGTGGATCGCGCAGAGAGCGAACCTCTGAAGCCGTACCAGGACTATGTGATCGAT TCCCGTGAGCCGGACGCCCACAAGAAGGTCTGCGAATTGCTGAAGTATCAAGGTGAAGAACGACTCCTGACCCAGATGGAACAGTGGACCTTGCCCCGCTTCCCCATCAGCGGGCACGACCTGCGGCGTATGGGCATCTGCTCGGGGAAGGAGATGGGGAGGATTCTGCAGGAACTGAAGGAGCGATGGAAGGAAAGCGGCTACCGGGCTGACAAAGAGGAACTGTTAAACAGTGTGTCCAGGAGTGAAGGCACCGAGTGA